The Coffea arabica cultivar ET-39 chromosome 1e, Coffea Arabica ET-39 HiFi, whole genome shotgun sequence genome has a window encoding:
- the LOC113709778 gene encoding uncharacterized protein, with product MESNLCSSARIVNQTLNRTHNQITRPLKSQRHSMAVLSQMLKLPPIKALSLFNLATQSGFQYTPQSISIILHHLLSFRKLSQAQSLVLKLLSSRISSTSFTVPSLLSHLTTQNHFSSCSLFYESIINAYVQHQSVEKALFYFHEMVNKGLAPTANTFNNVLNFLVKMRNSDKVWSFFDEMKERVVLDKYSFGILVKGCSDIGDLDRAFEALGCMEKMDLKPNVVIYTSLIDGCCKSGEIEKAKELFCEMGELGLAANQYTYTVLINGFFKKGLKKDGFELYEKMKTDGALPDLYTYNTLIHEFCNGGRILRAFELFDEMHERGVACNVVTYNTLIGGLCQHMRALDAEELVDQMKGRGLSPNLITFNTLIDGYCKAGRVDKAMSLLNQMKSSGLRPSLITYNILISGFSKVGNLSRVMDLVRELEERGFSPSKVTYTILIDAFARSNDMDKAIEMLSGMKKAGLVADVCTYGVLIHGWCSEGNMMEAFKLFRSMSEVDLEPNHVIYNTMINGYCREGNSYKALMMLKQMFEKGIVPNEASYNMTIQVLCNDGKWKEAENLCNDMIKCGVQPLVAIDMIHEAKVKDS from the coding sequence ATGGAATCGAACTTGTGCTCTTCTGCGCGCATAGTGAACCAAACTCTCAACAGAACCCATAACCAGATTACCAGACCCCTGAAATCCCAAAGACATTCCATGGCTGTGCTCTCCCAGATGCTAAAACTGCCGCCCATCAAAGCCCTCTCACTTTTCAACTTAGCAACTCAGTCGGGCTTCCAATACACTCCACAATCCATCTCCATTATCCTTCATCACCTCCTCTCCTTCCGCAAGCTCTCTCAAGCCCAATCTTTAGTCCTAAAATTACTTTCTTCCCGCATCTCCTCAACTTCATTCACAGTCCCCTCTCTCCTCTCCCATTTGACAACCCAAAACCATTTCAGCTCTTGTTCTCTTTTCTATGAATCAATCATCAACGCTTATGTTCAACATCAGTCGGTGGAAAAAGcccttttctattttcatgaaatGGTCAATAAAGGCCTTGCACCCACAGCCAACACGTTTAATAATGTGCTGAATTTTCTCGTCAAGATGAGAAATTCTGACAAAGTTTGGAGCTTTTTTgatgaaatgaaagaaagaGTTGTCTTGGATAAGTATAGTTTCGGAATACTTGTAAAGGGTTGTTCTGATATTGGTGATTTGGATAGAGCTTTTGAGGCTTTGGGATGTATGGAGAAGATGGATTTGAAACCAAATGTGGTTATATATACTAGTTTGATAGATGGATGTTGCAAAAGTGGTGAGATTGAGAAAGCAAAGGAGCTGTTTTGTGAGATGGGAGAGTTGGGTTTGGCTGCTAATCAGTACACTTACACTGTTTTGATTAATGGATTCTTCAAGAAAGGGCTTAAGAAAGATGGTTTTGAGTTGTATGAGAAGATGAAGACTGATGGTGCATTGCCTGACTTGTACACGTACAATACTCTAATCCATGAATTTTGTAATGGTGGCAGAATTCTCAGAGCATTTGaactgtttgatgaaatgcatGAGAGAGGGGTGGCATGTAATGTGGTGACATATAATACTTTGATTGGGGGGTTATGTCAACATATGAGAGCGTTGGATGCAGAGGAATTGGTGGATCAGATGAAAGGGCGTGGCTTGAGCCCAAACTTGATCACATTTAACACTCTCATAGACGGGTACTGCAAAGCTGGGAGGGTTGATAAAGCTATGAGTTTGTTGAATCAGATGAAGTCTTCTGGCTTAAGACCATCCTTAATTAcctataatattttaatttcagGTTTCTCTAAGGTTGGAAATCTATCTCGTGTTATGGATCTGGTTCGAGAATTGGAGGAAAGAGGCTTTTCTCCGTCTAAGGTGACATATACAATTCTTATTGATGCCTTTGCTAGATCAAATGACATGGATAAAGCTATTGAGATGCTTTCTGGAATGAAGAAGGCGGGTTTGGTTGCGGACGTTTGTACTTATGGTGTATTGATACACGGTTGGTGTTCAGAGGGTAATATGATGGAGGCTTTCAAGCTATTCAGATCAATGTCTGAGGTGGATTTGGAGCCCAATCATGTAATATACAATACCATGATCAATGGTTATTGCAGAGAGGGTAACTCTTATAAAGCCTTGATGATGCtaaaacaaatgtttgaaaaaggtaTAGTTCCGAATGAGGCAAGTTATAACATGACGATTCAAGTTCTTTGCAATGACGGAAAGTGGAAAGAGGCTGAAAATCTTTGTAATGACATGATAAAGTGTGGTGTACAACCCTTGGTTGCTATTGATATGATTCATGAAGCTAAAGTTAAAGATTCCTAG